The Arachis ipaensis cultivar K30076 chromosome B05, Araip1.1, whole genome shotgun sequence nucleotide sequence CTATGCCATAATGATTTTTAAACTGTTCTTTACCTAAATGTTATTGGATTGTGGTATCAATAATTCTGCTTCTGCATTTGATTTTCATTCTACTTTGTTGTCATAGGATTCTGTCTCAGGGATCAAAGCTGGAGTGGCTGCTGGGATGCCTGTGGATCACACATTTATATTTGAGGTCTGCATTCTTCTATGCCATAATGATTTTTAAACTGTTCTTTACCTAAATGTTATTGGATTGTGGTATCAATAATTCAACTTCTGCATTTgactttcattctattttgttGTCATAAGATTCTGTCTCACGGATCAAAGCTAGAGTGGCTGCTGAGAGGCTTGTTATTGGTATAACCAACTGGAATGCAGAGCATTTACTGATGGAAGCAAAGCCTACCTTTCTGATTAAGGATTATGATGATCCAAAACTGTGGGCAGCTTTGGATGAACTTGACAAGGCTGGTGCTCGTTGAGTATGAATTACTTGTGCAAGTAGCACATTTGAATTCTGTTCAAGGGGCGATATTACAAATTTACAATAATACATAGTCCATAACCAATGTTGCTTTTAAGGAGAAAGCAAACACTTATTAAGGTTATATTCTGGTAGCATTGTGTACTATCATTGGCCATGAATATGCTGGTGAACCCATATTTGCAAATACAAATTCATGAAGTATCTTATGAATAATTTACAATTCTCTTAAGTAATTAGATAGACTATAGTTACGATTTTCATAATCTCTTCAACAATCATCTTTGTACTGAAACTGTCAAATAAGCTTAATGTTGCTAATCTATGTGATCAATTCAGCCGGTTCTAATATATcggaatagaatttttttttccaaaaccaAAGGATTGAAAAATCAGATCTAACATGTCCATGTATCCATGTAAGATAGTGGATAATCATTTGAACTAGAGTCATCTCAGCAATTGGTAAAATGCTCTATAAAGTAAAATGCTTAAGAATTTTTTTCTCTTCAAGATTACAAAACTTTGAAAAGCCAAGCTGTTTTGTATATATGATCGATGCTGAGAATAGGCATGTCAACCCAAGAATTGGTCCACAAGTTTAGCCACGGAGTTGGCTAGGCTATCTGCTGCTTCTTGTGAAGATGCCTCGGCATATACACGAACAACATCCTCCGTGCCAGATGGTCGCACAAAGCATCGACCTTGAGAATACTTTCCTATAAACacacaagaaaaaggaaaatgatGACAAAGCTGCAATACTGCAATACATTGGTAAGGGAAGTCTTGACAGGTTTCACTTGTTtcaaacaaacatatcatggccaaaaaataaaaaagaaaaagagaggaagCAAAGAAGATACCGGTTTCGTTGTTGATTGCTTCTTGTAGACCAGGGGGACTCACAACTACAGTTTCTGCGTTTGTTGTAATCACTGTAGTCCTATCAGCAACTTTGACCTGGGGTTTTAAGTAAAAAACCAATGCATCATTTCAGAATTTAAAGAAGCAACTAGTATTACACACAAAAATAAGCACATGTAAATCCCTTGATTACAAGGCAATTACCTGCAATAACAATAGTaaaaaaagaaatgaagaaaaattaTGATGTTTAAGTTGAATAAGTAACTTCAAAACCAAGGTGAGAGGTGAAGTTTTGTGACCAAAGCATAGCCACCTGACTCCAAATGCTAGCAGTCAACACAATAATACGGCATAATTTGGACCTAATACATGTCAAAGGAAAACCTTCAAGCTATCTAATTTTAGACAACTCTGAGATCAAATAGTTTGTCATTCTAATTATCACTAACCTTAAGCTGCCTGCTGGGCAAATCATGATAAAGTTCATTCCATCTGTGTATGGACCATCCCATGTGCTGCAATATGACTTCCACCAAGAGCACTCCACTCAAGGCATCTCCAACTGCTTGGTTGATCAACCTACTGGTAGCCAATAATCTCAAAGCCGCCTTTTCTGCATCTGAACCTGAAACAAACAccaaaaatatttcatttttgttttgcaGATTAATCTCAAAAGCAAAGTGAGAGAATGACAAGAACTACTGAATTAAACCTTTAGATTTTGCAGAGAGCTCATTTGTAGTGGCCTCTAACCACCCTACGAAAGATTCAGAAAATAGGACAGTTCCATGGCCATTTGCCTCAAAATATATGCCAATATCAAATTCAGCAGCTTTTTCATGCAAGTATTTTACTCCAGTTGGAGTCAAATTGATTTCAAGTCCCAACTGTTTAAGGTAATTAGTAGATGCTCCATTTGCATAAGCGGTCTGCACTATACCAAGACGAGCTTGGTGGTTGTTCTTTGTGCCTTCTTTCTCATTAAGAATGCTTAGTTGCTCTTGAATAAACAAGGCAAACAGAGAAAGTATCTTATCCCCATCAACAAGATCAATTGCTCCACTGCTTTCTGGATGTACAGTAAAATAAACAAGTCTATCAGCATCTCCATCCAAGCTAGCACACCTGCAAACTAGAACTAACTCCATTAGTAATTACCATCATAAATAACATCAAAATAGCAATGCTCAAAGGAATCCATCCATTACATCAAATGATAGGGCCAGGTAAatatcaatttttattttattatcataagAATAATTTTAAGGATTATGTAAaccaacttttattttattttatttttatcaattccAGGGTACAAATTTATAATTTTCAATAAAATGAATATCTTCCCTTTAAAACTTTGATTAACTTGCAGTAAATATCCTGATTGATTAAATTATTTGTAATCTCTAACTAGAAACATTATGCTATCTGTTTTaatgaaggaaaaaaaattgagagCGGCCAATATACACTTCATATCATATTGTTATGAAAAATCGAGCAGCATGCCATAGCAACTTCACTTTTAGCTTAATGAACAGACCGACCTTATCCCAGCATCACTGGAACCAAAGCCATGTGGAGCAACCTTCTCTTTCTGCACATAATCAGCGCCAACTCCTTCATTCAGTACGCCTCCATCTTCACTGCTATTCCGAACCTCAATAATCAAACCATTCAACAATTTCTCTAGAACTTTTAGTTTCAGTCCACCTACACCATTAGCTCCATCCACAACCAATTTGTCATTCGTCCCATCGAACTTGCTCCTTTCACTTGGAATCAAATCCATTAAGCACCTGATCCAATCACACAATGATCCTAAAAGGATGTGATCAGTGATGATCATAATCACAATATGTCGAAGGAACAACAAGAGCAACATCCATCATAGCAATACTTGGACGAGATTGGACTAACCTGAATGAGCTCGAAAGCTGTTCAACGTAATCCTGCTCTGAGGCCTTCATGCCCTTATTCCTAGCCCGAACCATCCAATGTAACTGAGGAGTTGTCAAAATCCCCAAGTCCATTGCAACCGCTCTAACAATCGACGCGACACCCTTCAATTTTATCCAGTTATACATGATTTAAACAACAGAAACAGAACACAATAAGCTCAGCATTTACTTAAGGAAACCATACTTCTTTAGCAGCTTCAAGCAAAGCTTCTCCGCTAGGTCTGGTGTCTCTCCCCAAAAGTATTTCAGCATGCTTAACTCCATCAAACTGAATACCCTCTTTCTTGACAAATTCATTTATCAACTGTGGGCAATATCAATATGGAACCATATTAAATTGAACTACTTTTCTTTTAAACTTACATAGACTTCACCattttttattggtttttttCTTTACAAAAAAATAAACTTTATATATtacttcaaaaataaaaaagagagaaattTGTGCGAACCCGGATCAGTTCTTGTGGAGAAGGAGCATTGGCGAGGGCATCAGCGAAGGGTTCCCAATGCTGAGAAAGCATTCCTCCGTTGGGGTCAGCGATTTTGACGCCGTTGTCGGAGACTTTGTTGTGGGAAGCAGTGATCATGACGCCGATCACCGACTGCGTCTTCAGCGATCTGAGAGCCGCCAAAATTCCGACCCTGTAAACCGTCGATTGGAGCAGCGATGCATCGGCCCTGAACCCAGCTGTGCCGTACGACAGCTTCACTCCTTGTGGTGGCAAGAAGCGAGAGGAAGATTCGAGAATCAGAGACTGTTGTTGTTCGTTCATGGCCGGAGGTGTATGAATTACGACTCTGCTCCTGGATCCGCTGAATCTGCCACCACTGAAACCACTGTATCTTGCTTAAGCTGGAGTTTAACCAACGACGTAAAATCATTAAGAAATGaatgctttttgttttttaaattttgacaGTAATAAATTAACTTTAAatctttaaagaaaaaaaaaaatatcaattaagAATAGTAATGTGTGGCAGTGTGGACATATATGTATGAATAAATAGTGAAAAATTAGCTAATGAATTATAACTCAATTGACATAATTTCTCTTTATTAATCTAAGAGATGACGAATTCGTTAAATAtttgttatttttgaatttttatataatatttatcaACTGTTCTCTTAGATTGTTAAACTGAAAATTAGGTTACTcactaatataaattaaaattattagccGTAAAACTTTTCTGAAATTGATATTTCAGGATCAAAGTTAAtcataaaaaactaaaataaaaaaacgtTTCTATAATTTAATTTGATGGATAATCCAAGACAGTGGCATAATCAAGTATATATCTATCTCCAAATCCCTAACAATAGCACTCCGATATTCCCGACACAGAAAAAGCTCGAGCCTTGAACCTTGAGCTATGGGTTTGTTATCATGGTGGAAGGGCAAAAAGTCAGAACCCGAACCACCAAactccaactcttcttcttcGGTTCAGCTGAAAGCCAATGGTGCAGCTAAACCCACCGAGGTTCCCGGCATGAACGGCGCCGTCGAGGTCCCTCGCCCTCCAGACGCCACCGTTTCGATTTTCGAGTTCGGTTCGGTGGCCGCCACCAACGACAGGGTCACCCTCGCTGGCTACTGCCCCGTCTCCGAAGAGCTCGAGCCCTGCCGATGGGAGTTCCTCCCCGCCGTTGAATCCAACGCGCCGCAGTTTCGCGTTGTCTTCTGACACCGTAAGCTCGAAAAAAGATTGAGAATTTATGTGATTTTTGGTGTGAGAGGTTCTGCTTCAAACGAAATTTAGCTCCTTTCAATGTTTGAATTTCAGTATTCCTAATTGTTGTTCTTTTTAACTGTGACTATGAATGAACTATGTACTTTGCATTATTCAGTATCACTCTGTAGATTCTGATTCTGAGACAATTTTTGACTTTGTACAGTATATCTTAGATTCTTAGTTGACTTGGGCGTGCTATGTGTTAATCTTTTCCTAATTAATGTGTAATGCAATGGTTATGTGATATGGTTGTGTGCAAAGAACAAATTATTGTGCTTTTTTAAATGGGGTTATGTGGTTTGGTTGTGTACAAAGAACAAAGGATTGTGCTTTTTTAAATGGGGAATACAATTGATGTGAATCCTGATGTCAATAATTAGAATTGTTCATCCATTTAGAGGCTCTAATCTGTGGTGTTTTGGGTTGTGGAGGTCCTACTCTTTTCATACTGCATTTTCTGAATGTTACTTGGAAATGTTTTGCAGAATGCAGAAtagagaagaaagtgagaaagggcAGGATTAAGCATATGTTCTGAGTTGTTTGCTCATGCTCACGTCTTTCCGACGTGATTGCTGTGGTCAGAAAATTCTGTTTTTGTTAGTGATTTTCTTAGTTTAGAGACTTAAGAGAGATTTGCTACCATGGGCAAATGAATCCTTGGTTGTACTAACATTCATATGATCGGTCCTCTTGAACCCTTTGGTGGCTATTGTGAATGCTGTTTAGTTTCAGAATTTGCACTTAATTAGAGTATGTTTGGAAACTTTAATGAGatggaattgaattgaattctagAAAGAATTGATTTGCAATTCAATTCTCACACCACTTCTTAAATTTGGAATAAAAAGAATTAAATGGAAAAGGAATGGTTAAAATATATGTAATATTACTATGTTACCCTGAATAAGAGGGaagggagaaaagaaaagagaaatggGAATATTTGAAAAATCAAATTATGTTAGGGTTAATTTAGatgttttaatttcaaattcaaatttcattaagttggatttgtgatttattttttaCTTGAATATGAGAATTAAAATTCTCAAAAGAGTTTAAATTCATGTAATTTTTATGTTTAAAGCAAGAAAGGCAATTCAATTCTTgagaaaattctaattttatgcTTTCCAAACACATTCTTAATCTTTATCCttacaccaaaaaaaaatttctttatcCATACTTCATCCCGCATTAACAAGTTCCTTCACAAACTATTATTAGCATATCAATCCAATTTCTCAATCAAATTCAACGAAAATATCATTAGCCTTAACAATTCTGTAAGAAAAACTTGGGGTACCGTAATTACGATAAATTGATTAAATTCCGTTGCAAAGAAAATAATTCACGATTGTATTGAAATGGCAATTCACTATCTAAACAAGTATAACTCAATTATGATAATAATACTGTTGCCTCATTCCTCAACTGACCGtaaatcatacatacatatacaagGTACGTCAAGTTTGCCGAAAGCTCCCCCACAGTTACTGAGGTTTGGAAATCATTTTCAGCAACATGGTAATGGCATTCAATTTCAATGGTTTGAAACGGGAAAATGTCTAGGTGAAAGCTTATAAAAGCAAGAGAACCAATAGCACGCACAAAGAATAAATCCATTTTTACACATGAAATTATGCCTGGTAGACTTCCATCTCATATCATACTGTAATAGTCATCTTCATCACTCATTCCCATGAAACACAATATGGCTAATACAAACACGAAGAAAGATGAAAGCTCCATTGCAAAGGCTCCCCAACCAATAGCACCAGAATGCTTTAGAATGCTTGGAATGGCAATGCTTCCAATAGTTGAGAATCCAGTCAAGAACTTGGCTAAATTCACCCAGCTGCTCCATCATTCATCAGACCACAAAACAAAAAGTTGAATGATTAAT carries:
- the LOC107642627 gene encoding phosphoacetylglucosamine mutase translates to MNEQQQSLILESSSRFLPPQGVKLSYGTAGFRADASLLQSTVYRVGILAALRSLKTQSVIGVMITASHNKVSDNGVKIADPNGGMLSQHWEPFADALANAPSPQELIRLINEFVKKEGIQFDGVKHAEILLGRDTRPSGEALLEAAKEGVASIVRAVAMDLGILTTPQLHWMVRARNKGMKASEQDYVEQLSSSFRCLMDLIPSERSKFDGTNDKLVVDGANGVGGLKLKVLEKLLNGLIIEVRNSSEDGGVLNEGVGADYVQKEKVAPHGFGSSDAGIRCASLDGDADRLVYFTVHPESSGAIDLVDGDKILSLFALFIQEQLSILNEKEGTKNNHQARLGIVQTAYANGASTNYLKQLGLEINLTPTGVKYLHEKAAEFDIGIYFEANGHGTVLFSESFVGWLEATTNELSAKSKGSDAEKAALRLLATSRLINQAVGDALSGVLLVEVILQHMGWSIHRWNELYHDLPSRQLKVKVADRTTVITTNAETVVVSPPGLQEAINNETGKYSQGRCFVRPSGTEDVVRVYAEASSQEAADSLANSVAKLVDQFLG
- the LOC107641650 gene encoding uncharacterized protein LOC107641650; the protein is MGLLSWWKGKKSEPEPPNSNSSSSVQLKANGAAKPTEVPGMNGAVEVPRPPDATVSIFEFGSVAATNDRVTLAGYCPVSEELEPCRWEFLPAVESNAPQFRVVF